ATTCTCATCAAAACTAATAAGTAATTCTTTATCTGTTTTACTAAATACAGTAACTTCAGATAAATCTTTTAGTTGCATAATCGTTGATTTTACATCATCTGCTATTTCTAATAATTGATTTTTATTTTTTGAACCATCTTTTGAGTATAAAGAAACTGTAATTAAAGGAAAAGTATGTTCAATCGTTTTAACAGTTGGCTCATCCATATCTGTTGGAAGATTTGTTTTAACTTGCGCAATAATATCTTTTACATCATCAACAACTAAATTTGGATCTTCACCATCTTTTAAATCAACTTTTATAGTAAAAAAACCATTTTTAATTACAGAAGTAATTTTTTTTGCTTCACTAATACCTAAAAGTTCATCTTCAATATCTTCAACAGCAATTTTATCAAGTAAATCAGAACTAGCTCCACTATATGAGCCAGTTATTGCAACTGCATCAAGGGAAGAAGGAGGAAAAATTTCTTTTGGAATATTATTATACGAAAAAATTGATATGATAAGCAAAAAGACCAATAACATATGATTTAATACTGGTTTTCTTAATGCAAACTCTATCAAGTTTTGTATCATTTTTTCTCTTCTAGTGATTTTATTATAATTGAATCAACAATTTGATTTTTAAATTTCATATCTTCAAGTTGCTGTGCTAGAAATCGATTTTCTTCTTTTAAAGATATATAATGAGCATAAAGTTTATTTACGTCTTTACTTACATAATATATATTATTTGTTAGATAAATCTTTGGTATATATAATAACAAAGCAATCGTTAATAAACTAAAAGCAATCGTTAATGAATTTCTAGCATTAAGCTTAATCAAATTTAAAAACCCTTAATTTTGAACTTCTACTTCTTGGATTTTGCTTTATTTCAGCTTTTGTTGGGGTGATTGGTTTTTTAGTAAGAATCTTACCTAAAGCATTATCATTTCCACAAGTACATCTAAAAGCTTCTGGTGGGCATACACAAGATTTTGTCCATTTTTTAAAATAATTTTTTACAATTCTATCTTCTAGTGAATGAAAAGAGATTATTGCGATGATACAATTTTTTGGTTTTATTAACTCAATTGATTCAAATAATCTTTTTAAAACTCCCAATTCATCATTAACTTCTATTCTTATTCCTTGAAAAGGAAGTGTTGCTGGGTGTATTTTACCTTTATGCATATTTTTATATAAAAACTCTGCAAGCTCTTTTGCTGAGCTAAAAGGTCTGTTATTTACTATTAATGAAGCAACTTTTTTGTACTCTCTTACTTCACCATACTCTTTAAATATATTTTCTAATTCTACTTGAGAGTAGCTATTTACAACGATATTTGCATCTAATTCTTGTGTTTGATCCATTCTCATATCTAAAGTATCACTTTCAAAACCAAAACCTCTTTGAAGTTTATCAAGTTGCAAAGAAGAAACACCAATATCAGCTAAAATACCTTTTATATTATAATCTTTAAACTTGTCTAAAACATGTTCAAAGTTACCTTTATTGAAAATAACTCTATTTTCATAATCTTTTAATCTATTTTTTGAAAAAGCTAAAGCTTCATCATCTTGGTCATTACATATTAGTTTTATATTTTCATTTTGAGAAATAATTCCTAAGCTGTGTCCAGCATAGCCTGTTGTACAATCAATTATATATCCATCTTCAATATCAGCGAACGCTTCTAAGGTCTCTTGATATAAGACGGGAACATGTGGAATATCCATATTAAAAAGGTCCTTATTAAATTTTATATATAATACCTAAATTTTGATTTAAGGCATTTTAAAATGATTAATACAAAAATAGTTAAATTATTAAGTAATTTATCTCTAACAATGTTTAGGAAAAACTTTTTTGGAATATACCATGGGGCTATATCTGCAAAAGTTGATCATAACTCATTTATAATAAATACATCAGATGCAATTTTTGATGAAATGAGCGAAAATTCATTTTGTCATTTAAGCACAACCAAACAAGATTACCGTTGGAATATTGCAAGTATTGAATCACATATACATGCAACTATATACAATAATATACATGAAGCAAAATATATTGCATTTGGAGTACCAATTTTTACAACAGCATATACTTTAGATCATGACTCAATTGTTTTTGATGATTATTTTGGGAAAACAACTTTTGGCGAAGTTCCTATAATTAAACCAGGTAATTATGATACATGGTATGATAGAAACGCGCTTGAAATTACAAAGTATTTAAAAGAATCTCACTCAAATGTAATGATAATAAAAGGTGTTGGTATGTATATATATGATAGAGATATAAATGAACTTGTAAGGAAAATTGCTATCATGGAAAATAGTTGTAGATTGTTAAGTATTAGGTCATCTTACCAGTAAAATATTAATTTTTTCTAAAATATTATCCATAAAAGCCCAATATACGCATACTTTTAGCTTTTTTAAAGGTTAAATACTATAAAGTTTGATAACATTTTAATTTAAACAAGGAGTTCTTCTATGAACAAGGCTGAATTTATCGATGCAGTAGCTGCAAAAGCTGGTTTATCAAAAAAAGACGCAAAAAATTCTGTTGACGCAGTATTAGATACTATTACAGAGACTTTAGTTAAAAGAGACACAGTAAGTTTCATTGGTTTTGGAACATTCTCAACTTCAGATAGAGCTGAAAGAACAGCAAAAGTTCCTGGAACAGATAGAACTGTAACAGTACCTGCTACTACAGTTGCAAAATTTAAAGTTGGTAAAGCTTTAAAAGAAGCAGTAGCTAACAAATAGTTATCGCATCGTTTGAAAGTCTATCCATTTACTTGGATAGGCTTTTTTTAATGTATCAAGCCTGTGTGGTGAAACTGGTAAACACGTCGGATTCAAAATCCGATGACTTAGGTCTTGAGGGTTCGAGTCCCTCCACAGGTACCATCTTATCTTACAATAATAAATCAACACTTAAAAATATATTTTATATTCCAAATAAGATTAATAGCAAATTTATTGACACTAATTTTTCAAGTTCATTACATAACTTTAAACAATACTTTATTTATCAATAGTTTCATAACTCTAAGTAATATAAAAGTCGCCACCTTATAAAATCTACCAATAGGAGTAATTATGTTAGAAAAAATTAAATCAATATTTAAAAAGAAAACTTATCCTTGTATTATTTGGGATGGCAAGGCAATGAAATATTTAGATTTAAATCAAAAAGAAATTGATGATATAAAAACAAATCCAAAATACAAAAACTGGTCAGTAACAATAAATCAAGAATAATCAAATCTTCAAAAAATAAAATCAAACAAAAACAAATATTATTATATTGAAATACCTTTTATTTATTTTATTTTTTGTTTTATTTTGTTAAAATAATAGTATTATTTGTTTTAAAATAGTTTTATTTATAAGAAAGGCTTTTATATGGAAAAAGAAATTTATAATTTATGTGATTTTTTAAATCAAGAAGAAATTGATTTTTTAAAAGATAGAGATAGGATTTTATTAACAAATAAAGATAAAATCACGATGTATCTAAAATCAAACAATAGTTTAAAACAGCAAGTTACTAAAATTAAAAAAGAGTTAGATATTGATATTTCAGTTTTTACATATAGAAATTTTCTATTAAAATATTTTAAAAAAGCTTATGAAGAACACAATATAAATAAAGTTTTTTTAAACTCACAATATACTATCTTGAGATTGATTTTAAATGAAGGCTTTGATGATTCTAAAAAAATTTATAATTTTTTATTAAATAATGGTTCATTAAAGATAGTTAAAAATGATGAAAACAGTGTCATAAAATATATTGATTTTTACAAGAAATTAGAAGAGTTTATAAGTACAAAAAAATTATCACTAAAAATTATTCCAGAAGATGAAGATAATTTAAATGAAGTTGATATAAAAAATGAGATACACGATAGTGAAATTGTAGAGATAATTGACAATACCAAAAGAATTGATATTGAACTTATTGATGGTAGTACAGAAACACATAATATATCTTTTTTAAAAAATTACTATATTGTAGAAGAGTTTAGTGGAAAAAAGTTTGACTTTGTAGAAAAAAATTTATATTTAGTACCAAATACAAATGAAGGTAAAGTTTTTGATTTTGCTATGATAAAAGAGTTAATAAAAGATGTAAAACTAATGCCTGAATACTCACTAGTATTATATGACAACTCTAATATTGATGCAAAAATTTATATTTATAGATATATAAATGGCGATTTAGTTTTTCTTGATAGCTTTAGTTCTTTATTAATAGTTGATATTTTAGATTTGATTAATTTAGCATTAAAAAAATTCTTAACTCTTTACAAAATTTATTTTGAAAAAGAGAATAAATACGTTAAATATGAGAACTCTTAGATTATTACCCAAAAGTTTGTATACAAAGAGTTCAATTTTGAATTTACTTCTAAAGAGTATAAAAAAATATACTTTATTAAAAAGTTAATACTTGTATAAAATTAAAGCGATAAAATAGTAAAAAGAAAATTTCAAGGAAAAAAAATGAAAATAGCAATACCAGTAAAAGATGAGAATTTAAACTTTTTCCCAAATGCGGGGCATACTCCAAAGTTTGCTGTATATACAATGACTGGTTCAGGAATGTTTAAATCATTTAACCTAGATGAAATAAAGCAAAACCCAAGAAATGATATAGACCATACTAATCCAGAAGCAGAACATGCTTGTAATCATTCACACGATGATGCTGAGCATATTGAACAACACAATAAAATGGGAAGAGTTTTAAAAGAATGTGATTATATAGTAGTAGAAAAAGCTTGTAAAAACACTGCAAGATCATTCACTAGTGAAGGTATTAAACTTGTAAAATATAATGGTGATTCTT
The window above is part of the Malaciobacter marinus genome. Proteins encoded here:
- a CDS encoding HU family DNA-binding protein; this translates as MNKAEFIDAVAAKAGLSKKDAKNSVDAVLDTITETLVKRDTVSFIGFGTFSTSDRAERTAKVPGTDRTVTVPATTVAKFKVGKALKEAVANK
- the rsmH gene encoding 16S rRNA (cytosine(1402)-N(4))-methyltransferase RsmH is translated as MDIPHVPVLYQETLEAFADIEDGYIIDCTTGYAGHSLGIISQNENIKLICNDQDDEALAFSKNRLKDYENRVIFNKGNFEHVLDKFKDYNIKGILADIGVSSLQLDKLQRGFGFESDTLDMRMDQTQELDANIVVNSYSQVELENIFKEYGEVREYKKVASLIVNNRPFSSAKELAEFLYKNMHKGKIHPATLPFQGIRIEVNDELGVLKRLFESIELIKPKNCIIAIISFHSLEDRIVKNYFKKWTKSCVCPPEAFRCTCGNDNALGKILTKKPITPTKAEIKQNPRSRSSKLRVFKFD
- a CDS encoding NifB/NifX family molybdenum-iron cluster-binding protein, yielding MKIAIPVKDENLNFFPNAGHTPKFAVYTMTGSGMFKSFNLDEIKQNPRNDIDHTNPEAEHACNHSHDDAEHIEQHNKMGRVLKECDYIVVEKACKNTARSFTSEGIKLVKYNGDSFESTKILNELSSKFV
- a CDS encoding class II aldolase and adducin N-terminal domain-containing protein, producing the protein MINTKIVKLLSNLSLTMFRKNFFGIYHGAISAKVDHNSFIINTSDAIFDEMSENSFCHLSTTKQDYRWNIASIESHIHATIYNNIHEAKYIAFGVPIFTTAYTLDHDSIVFDDYFGKTTFGEVPIIKPGNYDTWYDRNALEITKYLKESHSNVMIIKGVGMYIYDRDINELVRKIAIMENSCRLLSIRSSYQ